TTGGGCATTGGTGGTAATTTCACCTGCCACTAAAATTAAACCTGTAGCTAATAGGGTTTCACAAGCAACCCGTCCCTTTGGATCATTGCGTAAAACCTCATCTAACACGGCATCAGAAATTTGGTCGGCAATCTTATCTGGATGCCCCTCAGTAACTGATTCAGAAGTAAACAAAAAATTTCTCTTATTGCTCAAAGCGTCCTCCACTAACATATGATAAAAATTAAGGTGAGATAAAAGAGTGCAACCTAGCACAAGCTACGATATAGTGTCAAGTAAACGACGAAAAGATACCGACATATTGCTAGGGCTTTGTTACGTACAAAATAAAACTTTGCTCTTAGTAAATTTATCTTAATCAACTAGCTTACTTTACTTATAAGGTTTGTTTTTATATGAACTTGAGTCGTGCTGATTTATTTAAGATACAACTTTTAACCAATTATCCAAAACCTGGCTATGAAATCTGGTTTAGCATTGTCATTGATCCAGTAAATCAAAAAGCTTTTTGGTTACGTTACACTACTTTTTTTCCTGATCCTAGCTTAAATCTTCAACCAAAATTTGTGCTTTGGGGTTCATTTTTTGATACTAAAAACGCTAGTAACCATACTTATTTAGCTAAGAGTTTCTCTATTGATACTATTTCTATGTCAGGCGATCATTATCAACATCCTAGTGCAACTCTAAGCTTAGATAAACTTACTGGTAATATTGCTAGTGATAAATTTAGCCTGTCTTGGCAGTTATTTTATCAACATCAATTTGAAGCTTTTGATTATGCCCCAAATTTAATTAAAAACTCTTTTCTTAAATATTTTGTTAAAGCTCATAGTGTAGCTTGTTCACCTTTTGCTAAAGTAAACGGAAATATAACTTACAAAAATCAAGAATATTTACTTAATAATGCTAGTGCTGTGCTAACCCATATTTGGGGAAGTGAGCGAATAGAACAATTATTTTGGGTATTTGCACCAATCTTTGATAATGACTTTGAAGGTTGGGGAGTAGAAATTGCTATTGTTAAGGTAAAAACTTTCTTACCTCAAATAACAGTAGTTAAAATACTTCATAATAATAATTTATACTATGATTTATCTTTATTATCTGTTCTATCTGCTAAAGTTAGAATAAATTATCCAGAGCTTGAAATTAAGGCCAGATGTAAAGATTTTAAGGTAATGGTAAAAGCAAGACTTAATACATCACAAATAACGCCTTATATTTATCGAAATCCTGATGGTAAGCCATTTTATATTGAGCAAAGCGATGTGTCAGAGATTTTTTGTTTAATTGAAAAAAATGGTAAAAAACAAGAATTATTTTCTAAAAATATGGCAGCAGTAGAATTTCATGCCGTGAGGCTTGGAGCAGTAGAAATTATTTAGACCCTTATTATCAAAAATAGCAAATTCCTACTATTAATTAAAAATAGTAGGAATTTAACATTACTTTAAGTTATTTATTTAGCTAGCTTTCTGGATTTGTGAACCTGTCTTTTTATCACTAACATCTTGGATAGAAGCTAGCGACTCTGGCGAGTTAATTATTTGACGATAACCACAATCTTTAGTAGCACAATAAATTATTTGGCCTTCTTTTTTAGTTATTTTCTCAAATAAAACTGTAGCAATACATTTTGGACAACTATTACTTAAAGGTTTATCCCAGTAAACATTTTTACATTCTGGATAGCGGTTACAGCCGTAGAAGATACGTCCTTTTCTGGATTTTCTAACCAAAATTTCACCGCTACATCCAACAGCAGGACAATTAACACCTGTAGTTTCTTGTTTAATATATTTACATTCTGGATAGTTAGAGCAAGCTGTAAATTCACCATAACGACCTTGTTTTAATACAAGATTCTTACTACATTTTGGACAAAGTGCATCTAGTGGAATATCTGGCTTTTTCTCTACAGCACCACTAGCAATTTTACGGGTGTTTTTACAATCAGGATATCCTGTACAAGCGTAAAATTGTCCCCAACGTCCTTTTTTAATGCCATTTCTTTGCCACATTTTTCACATGGCTCATTACTAACGCTTTGTCCTTCTTCACTACTTTTATCAGACTTGGCCCCAGCATCCCTAGTAGCTTTACATTCAGGATTAAGACAAGAAAGATAACTTCCAAAGCGGCCTAATTTTAGAGACATTTTGCTACTACATTTAGTGCAAACCTCATCAGTAATAACACCTTCTTTAGCTCTAGTAATATTTTTTTCTGCCGCAGCTAAATCAACACTAAATTTTCCATAAAAATCACTTAAAGCTTTACGCCAATTTAAGTTGCCTTCCTCAATTTCATCTAGTCGCTGTTCCATTGCTGCTGTATAGCTAACATTAAAAAGCTCTTGGAAATTTTGCACTAATACATCATTTACTACTAAACCTAGCTCTGTAGGCTTAAATTTACCTTCTACTTTTTCTACATATTCCCTACCTAAAATTACAGAAAGAATCTGTGCATAAGTAGAAGGCCGGCCAATTCCCTTTTCTTCTAAAGCTTTTACTAGTGTTGCTTCTGTAAAGCGTGCTGGCGGTTTAGTAAAGTTCTGCTCTGGAGTAATTGTATTAAGCTTAAGTGTATCGCCTTGATCCATTTTTGGTAAGCGTAAGGCTAGTTGATCGTCCTCTTCATCTTTTTCATCTTTACCTTCAACATAAACAGCCAAAAACCCATCAAATCTAAGCACCATACCTTTAGCGCGAAAAACATATTTTGGCCCAGCATTAATATCAACTGTAGTTTCATCATAAATTGCTGGTGTCATTTGTGAAGCAACAAATCTTTGCCAAATCAATTTATAAAGGGCCAAATCATCTTTGGATAAAACTTTACTTAAAGAATCTGGAGTACGTTGGATAGAAGTAGGACGGATAGCTTCGTGTGCATCTTGAGAACCTTTTTTATTACCATAAACATTAGCTTTTTTAGGTAAATAATCTGTCCCATATTGCTTATTGATAAAACTGCGTACCTCTGTTAGTGCTGTATCAGAAACCCGTGTGGAGTCCGTACGCATATAAGTAATTAAACCAACTGTTTCACCATTTTCTAGCTCAATACCTTCATAAAGTTTTTGAGCTATTTGCATGGTTTTTTTAACTGGAAAATGCAGCTTACGTGCTGCTTCTTGTTGTAATTTACTTGTTATAAAAGGAGGTACAGGATTACGTTTTCTTTCTTTTGTGGTGACTTCAGAAACAATAAAACTTTCCTTTGTAGCTTCATCAACTATTGTTTGGGCTTGTTCTTGATTAGTTATATGAACTTCTGTTTTCTTTACTTTATCAAAATCACCTGTTTTTACTTGTTTTTCAGAGACTTT
This region of Blastocatellia bacterium genomic DNA includes:
- a CDS encoding topoisomerase DNA-binding C4 zinc finger domain-containing protein is translated as MWQRNGIKKGRWGQFYACTGYPDCKNTRKIASGAVEKKPDIPLDALCPKCSKNLVLKQGRYGEFTACSNYPECKYIKQETTGVNCPAVGCSGEILVRKSRKGRIFYGCNRYPECKNVYWDKPLSNSCPKCIATVLFEKITKKEGQIIYCATKDCGYRQIINSPESLASIQDVSDKKTGSQIQKAS
- the topA gene encoding type I DNA topoisomerase, which translates into the protein MTKLVVVESPSKAKTINKYLGKDFRVMASIGHIKDLPEKSLGVDVSNGFEPTYQVIPDSKKRNNKKIVTDLKSAAKDAEAIYLAADPDREGEAICQHLKEELTTRNNKPVYRVLFNEITKDAIIDAVKHSGQINPNKVDAQQARRVLDRLVGYQVSPLLCRKVGGKLSAGRVQSVALRLVTEREREILSFKPTEYWTIIANLTAKKAPNFDAKLYKVSEKQVKTGDFDKVKKTEVHITNQEQAQTIVDEATKESFIVSEVTTKERKRNPVPPFITSKLQQEAARKLHFPVKKTMQIAQKLYEGIELENGETVGLITYMRTDSTRVSDTALTEVRSFINKQYGTDYLPKKANVYGNKKGSQDAHEAIRPTSIQRTPDSLSKVLSKDDLALYKLIWQRFVASQMTPAIYDETTVDINAGPKYVFRAKGMVLRFDGFLAVYVEGKDEKDEEDDQLALRLPKMDQGDTLKLNTITPEQNFTKPPARFTEATLVKALEEKGIGRPSTYAQILSVILGREYVEKVEGKFKPTELGLVVNDVLVQNFQELFNVSYTAAMEQRLDEIEEGNLNWRKALSDFYGKFSVDLAAAEKNITRAKEGVITDEVCTKCSSKMSLKLGRFGSYLSCLNPECKATRDAGAKSDKSSEEGQSVSNEPCEKCGKEMALKKDVGDNFTLVQDILIVKTPVKLLVVL